tttccgttttgcatattaaaatccaattattacgttcttaagtcttagctaatcaacaaatcacataactaaactaggccgtgagtcctttgggagaacgatacttggtcttaccaagtttattacttgaaatgattcggtcatacttgccgattgtaaaacaagtttgtgacatcatattttggtgatcataaatttgtccatcagtttgCTCGGATGAGCTCCTCCACCTTATCCTTCAACACCGTGCAGTTTTCGGTGGTATGCCCTATGTTTAGATGATAGGTGCAATGTTTAGTCCCGTCGGCTTTGGGTGACAACCGAGAAGGCCTTAATCGGATAAGGTCTGTACTTAGGGCTTCTTCCAAGACTCTAGCCCTTGGCATATTTAACGAGGTATACCTTTCGAATCTAGCCCCTTTTGGACCATCTCTGTATCTCTGGCCCTTTGGCCGTTCGCCAGGCACGAACGACTTCTTACCCTCCTTCTTCTTTTGCCCAGAATTCGAGCTCTGTTCCTCTTGTCGCCTCTGAACAGCTCTCATCTCCTTTATTCTGATGAACCGAGCGGCTCTCTCTTGTAACTCATCCAGGGTTAATGGGGGTTCCGTAAACAGATTATCGGCGAAAGGGGAAGGCCTCAACGCGGTGGCCAGAGTGCTAATGGTAAACTTCTTGCCTACTCCCCTTACTTGCCTAGCGGTCCTATTGAACCGATCCATGAAGTCTCTAAGACTTTCTCCCTTCTCCTGCTTTATATTCGTCAACTCCAGGTACGTCAAATTGTGAGCTCTACCAGCAGAGAACTGTCGTTCAAACATGTCCCTCAAGGTGGCGAAATTACCGATGGTTCAAGGTCTGAGTGAATGGAACCATGCTAATGCTTCCCCCTTTATTGATAAGGAAAAAACTCTACACCACACATTTTCAATGGGGAGTAGATGATCATGGCGTCGACGAAGGATCTCAAGTGTTCCTCCGAATCACCTGACCCATCATACTTCTCTAGGACCGGGAATGCCCTCTCCAGAATCTGTTCCTCTATGACTACCGTTGTGAATGGATGCAGAGCTCTCGCTCGGCCGGCTGGGACCGGACAGTTTGCGGTCCGATGCGAGCCAGCCTCACTTTGATTCTCCCCGTGGTAATGACTGCCATCGGCAGGATTTGTGTCTTCTTCCGAGTCCGGCTCCGTTTCCGGCATCTCTACGATAGGCGGTGTTGCGGCGCGTGCGGAAGATTGACGGTTAGTTTGTGCCCCTCTAGCCGCATCACGCTCGCCCCTAAGGGTTTCAATCTCTGCCTGCATTGCCTCCATCCTTCTTCTCATCTCCTGCATAAACACTGCCGGGTCCTGCTTCATCCTTATGGCCTCAAAAGGGTGTCTTCAAAAATcttcggccccacggtgggcgccaaaatgtttctgctAGAATGGGACGAGGAAAACACCTGCTTCTTCCGTTCGGGAACACTCCTCCGTCGCCGATCGGTCCTTCTCGTTTTCCTACTACCTCCCGAATCCTCCTCTCTCCTTGCCAATGTGGGGGGTGACCTGCAggaaacactccgacgctcaagtcagaatttatCTCCGCAAGTCTAGTCAAAATCAGAAATCAGAGAGTTTACCTTCTTAATCGATtgttatttatatgattttaaagaatattatccattaatttaccttttaatgacGATCAATGCCAACCTTAACTGCTCCACAGTGACCGTTACCTCATTAATTATACATTCATTGACATTCAAAAGTTATCTCCCGCAAGCGGCTGGATAGTATTATTCTAGTGTTCGGTCGGTCTAACCTACTCGGTATTGACCCAAGTGTGTCCGATCGGTCTAACCTACCCGGTAGTAACAATtagattttacaatttttattattgataaatattatcaaaatactctcaaaatatattatggaaaaaaaattacaatttatttaaaatatcccATAAACCTATCTAATTCTCTCATTTGAACTTGTAAAGTactttaagtgattttttttttcaaacacttataatttaatagattaacTTAACTTCAACTATCAACCCTGTATTAGCATTTCCTAAACAAGCTTTCTTAAAAGTATTAATTtccaacttttttatatttattcctttttcctcttaaatatttattaaacttgCTTTCTACTTTATTTTACACAAGCATTCACTCATTCGACatgactttttaatttttacttttttacgtGAGGTAAACATTTCTTATtttgattgaaatatatatatatatatatatatatatatatatatatatattcaaaattatagaatttattttaagtatattatACATCTAATCAATCCCACATTTTTTTACTGTGCAAGCTAATGTTGTCCAATATTGTCATCTCTATCCCTAGAATTGTTTTCTTTAAGTAAGttctcaaatttaaataatatataagaataaatatcttactaaaAGTGGTCTAATGAGGTTGATCCACATGCATAGAACCTACCAAATAATatacttatattaaaaaaattgaatatagtTTATGtacaaattcttaaaatataataacttagaGGAATCTTTGACTGCTTAGGATTCAGAACCTCGGCGAGTTATAATGACTTAGTCCCGGATTTTGAGAAACAAATAAGAACACATCCTAATCAACATTTAAGCAAACCATATTTTCACACGTAACCCTAAAATACTAAAATCAATCATTCACctattcaaaacaatttttttaatcattctaATGTACTTAAAGTAGCATATAAGGGAAAATGGTCCCAAacatatctttattattttttcaaagatAAAAGTATATCTCTAATGCAATCTCACTTATCACATGGCTAAGTTAGGttgtgtaaaaaaatataattttattcaactagattaaaccaaattaaattattaagttaaacaaattaa
The Vigna angularis cultivar LongXiaoDou No.4 chromosome 5, ASM1680809v1, whole genome shotgun sequence genome window above contains:
- the LOC108339231 gene encoding uncharacterized protein LOC108339231, with translation MFERQFSAGRAHNLTYLELTNIKQEKGESLRDFMDRFNRTARQVRGVGKKFTISTLATALRPSPFADNLFTEPPLTLDELQERAARFIRIKEMRAVQRRQEEQSSNSGQKKKEGKKSFVPGERPKGQRYRDGPKGARFERYTSLNMPRARVLEEALSTDLIRLRPSRLSPKADGTKHCTYHLNIGHTTENCTVLKDKVEELIRAN